One segment of Curtobacterium poinsettiae DNA contains the following:
- the gltX gene encoding glutamate--tRNA ligase, translating into MTAPFTTASGSDIRVRFCPSPTGTPHVGLIRTALFNWAYARHTGGKLVFRIEDTDAARDSEESYAQILDALRWLRLDWDEGVDAGGEHGPYRQSERTGIYDDVIAKLKESGHIYESFVTPDEMEARNKAVGRDPKQGYDNHERDLSDAERQAFRDEGREPALRLRVPDRDLSFDDLVRGEITFKQGTFPDFVVVRPNGKPLYTFTNPVDDALMGITHVLRGEDLLSSTPRQIALYEALYEIGLAPSIPVFGHLPYVMGEGNKKLSKRDPESNLFHHRAAGMIPEGLVNYLALLGWSIGPDRDVFSIDEMVAAFDVTDVNPNPARFDHKKAEAINGDHIRLLAPEDFRSRLLPYLSEFISDPATQEQLEVLTKAAPLVQERVQLLGEAPAMLGFMFTSDADLVVEDDALASLKGDTATVLTASIAALEGVQDWTTEAIEGALRAALIDELGLKPRVAFGPLRVAVSGRRISPPLFESMEILGKASTLTRLRALAAR; encoded by the coding sequence ATGACTGCGCCATTCACCACTGCCTCCGGCTCCGACATCCGCGTCCGCTTCTGCCCGAGCCCGACGGGGACCCCGCACGTGGGGCTCATCCGCACCGCGCTCTTCAACTGGGCCTACGCCCGGCACACCGGCGGCAAGCTCGTGTTCCGCATCGAGGACACTGACGCCGCCCGCGACAGCGAGGAGTCGTACGCGCAGATCCTCGATGCACTCCGCTGGCTGCGGCTCGACTGGGACGAGGGCGTGGACGCCGGTGGTGAGCACGGACCGTACCGGCAGTCCGAGCGCACCGGGATCTACGACGACGTGATCGCGAAGCTCAAGGAGTCGGGCCACATCTACGAGTCCTTCGTCACGCCGGACGAGATGGAGGCCCGCAACAAGGCCGTGGGTCGTGACCCGAAGCAGGGCTACGACAACCACGAGCGCGACCTGTCCGACGCTGAGCGCCAGGCGTTCCGGGACGAGGGCCGGGAGCCGGCGCTCCGTCTGCGCGTCCCCGACCGTGACCTGAGCTTCGACGACCTGGTGCGCGGCGAGATCACCTTCAAGCAGGGCACGTTCCCCGACTTCGTGGTGGTCCGCCCGAACGGCAAGCCGCTCTACACGTTCACGAACCCGGTGGACGATGCCCTGATGGGCATCACCCACGTGCTCCGGGGTGAGGACCTGCTGTCGTCGACCCCGCGCCAGATCGCGCTGTACGAGGCGCTGTACGAGATCGGCCTCGCCCCCTCCATCCCCGTGTTCGGGCACCTGCCGTACGTGATGGGGGAGGGCAACAAGAAGCTCTCGAAGCGTGACCCCGAGTCGAACCTGTTCCACCACCGTGCTGCCGGCATGATCCCGGAGGGACTCGTCAACTACCTGGCGCTGCTGGGATGGTCGATCGGCCCCGACCGCGACGTGTTCTCGATCGACGAGATGGTCGCGGCGTTCGACGTCACCGACGTGAACCCGAACCCGGCCCGCTTCGACCACAAGAAGGCCGAGGCGATCAACGGGGACCACATCCGTCTGCTGGCGCCGGAGGACTTCCGGTCGCGTCTGCTGCCGTACCTGTCGGAGTTCATCAGCGACCCGGCGACCCAGGAGCAGCTCGAGGTCCTGACCAAGGCGGCTCCGCTCGTGCAGGAGCGCGTGCAGCTGCTCGGCGAGGCACCGGCGATGCTCGGCTTCATGTTCACCTCCGACGCCGACCTGGTGGTCGAGGACGACGCGCTGGCCTCGCTCAAGGGCGACACGGCAACGGTCCTGACGGCGAGCATCGCCGCGCTCGAGGGTGTCCAGGACTGGACCACCGAGGCCATCGAGGGTGCGCTCCGTGCGGCTCTCATCGACGAGCTCGGCCTGAAGCCCCGCGTCGCCTTCGGTCCGCTGCGGGTGGCGGTGTCCGGACGCCGGATCAGTCCGCCGCTGTTCGAGTCGATGGAGATCCTGGGCAAGGC
- a CDS encoding branched-chain amino acid aminotransferase translates to MSTDTAFGLEFASTPSADRRAAAEREQILADPGFGKHFTDHMATVEWTLDDGWHSASIHPYGPLSLDPSASVLHYAQEIFEGLKAYRHADGSVWSFRPDANARRFQRSARRLALPELPVEAFVESIRQLVQTDVDWVPSAPETSLYLRPFMIATESFLGVRAAQAVAYHCIASPAGAYFTSGPKPVSIWLSTQYARAGKGGTGAAKTGGNYASSLLPQQEAYEHGCQQVMFLDSVEGKYLEELGGMNVVLVKSDGTLVTPDSDSILEGITRDSILQLAEDRGLTVAKRRVTLDEWRDGVADGSITEAFACGTAAVVTPIAELRGDGFTIGSPTVGAGELTMSLRDELTDIQYGRRPDPHGWMTKLTDAS, encoded by the coding sequence ATGAGCACCGACACCGCCTTCGGACTCGAGTTCGCCAGCACCCCGTCCGCCGACCGCCGCGCGGCCGCCGAGCGTGAGCAGATCCTCGCCGACCCGGGCTTCGGCAAGCACTTCACCGACCACATGGCGACGGTCGAGTGGACGCTCGACGACGGCTGGCACAGTGCGTCGATCCACCCGTACGGGCCGCTGTCCCTCGATCCGAGCGCGAGCGTGCTGCACTACGCCCAGGAGATCTTCGAGGGGCTCAAGGCCTACCGGCACGCGGACGGTTCGGTGTGGTCGTTCCGGCCGGACGCCAACGCCCGGCGATTCCAGCGGTCCGCCCGACGGCTCGCGCTCCCGGAACTCCCGGTGGAGGCGTTCGTCGAGTCGATCCGGCAGCTCGTGCAGACCGACGTCGACTGGGTGCCCTCGGCGCCCGAGACCAGCCTGTACCTGCGGCCGTTCATGATCGCGACGGAGTCGTTCCTCGGGGTGCGCGCGGCACAGGCCGTCGCGTACCACTGCATCGCGAGCCCGGCCGGTGCGTACTTCACCTCGGGCCCGAAGCCGGTGTCGATCTGGCTGTCGACGCAGTACGCCCGGGCAGGCAAAGGCGGGACCGGTGCGGCGAAGACCGGCGGCAACTACGCCTCGTCGCTGCTGCCCCAGCAAGAGGCCTACGAGCACGGCTGCCAGCAGGTGATGTTCCTCGACTCGGTGGAGGGCAAGTACCTCGAAGAGCTCGGCGGCATGAACGTCGTCCTGGTCAAGTCCGACGGCACCCTCGTCACGCCCGACTCCGACTCGATCCTCGAAGGGATCACGCGTGACTCGATCCTGCAGCTGGCCGAGGACCGCGGCCTGACCGTCGCGAAGCGCCGCGTGACCCTCGACGAGTGGCGTGACGGCGTTGCCGACGGTTCGATCACCGAGGCGTTCGCGTGCGGGACCGCCGCCGTGGTGACCCCGATCGCCGAACTCCGGGGCGACGGCTTCACGATCGGTTCGCCGACCGTCGGGGCGGGCGAACTCACGATGTCCCTGCGCGACGAGCTCACCGACATCCAGTACGGCCGTCGTCCCGACCCCCACGGGTGGATGACCAAGCTGACCGACGCGTCCTGA
- the ilvN gene encoding acetolactate synthase small subunit, which produces MSHVLSLLVEDKPGLLTRVAGLFARRGFNIESLAVGNTEVDGLSRITVVVDVEDLPLEQVTKQLNKLVNVIKIVELDFSQSVQREHMLVKVRVDNQTRSAVLEAVNLFRAQVVDVATDSLIVEVTGDPGKIQAILRVLEPYGVKELARAGLLGMGRGPKSITDRVR; this is translated from the coding sequence ATGAGCCACGTCCTCTCCCTCCTCGTGGAGGACAAGCCCGGTCTGCTGACCCGTGTCGCCGGACTCTTCGCCCGCCGCGGGTTCAACATCGAGTCGCTCGCCGTCGGCAACACCGAGGTGGACGGCCTCAGCCGGATCACGGTCGTCGTCGACGTCGAGGACCTCCCGCTGGAACAGGTGACGAAGCAGCTCAACAAGCTGGTGAACGTCATCAAGATCGTCGAACTGGACTTCTCGCAGTCGGTCCAGCGCGAGCACATGCTCGTGAAGGTGCGCGTCGACAACCAGACGCGCTCGGCGGTGCTCGAAGCAGTGAACCTGTTCCGTGCCCAGGTCGTAGACGTGGCGACCGACTCCCTGATCGTCGAGGTGACCGGCGACCCCGGCAAGATCCAGGCGATCCTCCGCGTGCTCGAGCCCTACGGCGTCAAGGAGCTCGCCCGCGCGGGCCTCCTCGGCATGGGCCGCGGACCGAAGAGCATCACCGACCGGGTGCGCTGA
- a CDS encoding fumarylacetoacetate hydrolase family protein, which translates to MKIARFSSKGEDPRYGILDERALVVLAGDPMYQGFETTGERVALADAKLLAPVIPRSKVIGVGLNYSEHASEMDERAGDDPVVFLKPNTSVIGPDEPIRLPADIGRVDHEGELAIVIGSLAKNVRREDFASVILGYTIANDVTARDLQARDGQWTRAKGFDTFCPLGPVIETEIDPSDIRIETRVDGDLRQAASTNEMVHDIPSLVEFVSSIWTLLPGDVILTGTPAGVGQIRDGEIVEVTISGIGSLKNPVIARH; encoded by the coding sequence GTGAAGATCGCACGGTTCAGCAGCAAGGGTGAAGACCCCCGGTACGGCATCCTCGACGAGCGCGCTCTGGTGGTGCTCGCGGGAGACCCGATGTACCAGGGGTTCGAGACCACGGGGGAGCGCGTGGCACTCGCCGACGCCAAGCTCCTCGCCCCCGTCATCCCGCGCTCGAAGGTCATTGGCGTCGGGCTCAACTACTCGGAGCACGCCTCGGAGATGGACGAGCGCGCCGGCGACGACCCGGTGGTGTTCCTCAAGCCGAACACCTCGGTGATCGGTCCGGACGAACCCATCCGCCTCCCCGCCGACATCGGACGCGTCGACCACGAGGGCGAACTCGCCATCGTGATCGGCTCACTCGCGAAGAACGTCCGGCGTGAGGACTTCGCGAGCGTCATCCTCGGCTACACGATCGCCAACGACGTGACCGCCCGAGACCTGCAGGCGCGCGACGGTCAGTGGACCCGGGCGAAGGGGTTCGACACCTTCTGCCCGCTCGGCCCCGTGATCGAGACCGAGATCGACCCGTCGGACATCCGCATCGAGACCCGTGTCGACGGTGACCTCCGGCAGGCTGCGTCGACGAACGAGATGGTGCACGACATCCCGTCGCTCGTCGAGTTCGTGTCCTCGATCTGGACCCTTCTGCCCGGTGACGTCATCCTGACCGGGACTCCGGCCGGTGTCGGACAGATCCGCGACGGTGAGATCGTCGAGGTCACCATCTCCGGCATCGGTTCGCTCAAGAACCCTGTCATCGCCCGGCACTGA
- a CDS encoding 3-isopropylmalate dehydrogenase, with protein MSSAQTIRLAVIRGDGIGPEVVDEALKVLHAVLPDDLVVLETPFSVGAARYLETGDVLTDDDMAAIAQHDAILLGAVGGDPRDPRLAGGIIERGLLLKLRFAFDHYVNLRPTTVHPAVPTPLADPGEVDFVVVREGTEGPYVGNGGAIRTGTPHEIATEVSLNTAFGVERVVRYAFALADRRPRRHLTLVHKSNVLVHAGALWQRTVAAVGAEYPDVTVDYQHVDAVTIHMVRDPARFDVIVTDNLFGDIITDLAGAISGGIGLAASGNINPDGTFPSMFEPVHGSAPDIAGQQLADPTAAIRSVALLLDHLGRGDLAAAVTAAVESDLADRGTTPRRTAEIGDAIAAAATVRTTTA; from the coding sequence ATGAGCAGCGCGCAGACCATCCGACTCGCGGTCATCCGTGGTGACGGCATCGGCCCCGAGGTCGTCGACGAGGCCCTGAAGGTCCTGCACGCGGTCTTGCCGGACGACCTCGTGGTGCTGGAGACCCCGTTCTCCGTCGGTGCCGCACGGTACCTGGAGACCGGTGACGTCCTGACCGACGACGACATGGCGGCGATCGCGCAGCACGACGCGATCCTGCTCGGAGCGGTCGGCGGTGACCCCCGTGACCCGCGGCTCGCCGGCGGCATCATCGAGCGCGGGCTGCTCCTCAAGCTCCGCTTCGCATTCGACCACTACGTGAACCTCCGGCCGACGACGGTGCACCCGGCCGTTCCGACGCCGCTCGCCGACCCCGGCGAAGTCGACTTCGTGGTCGTGCGCGAAGGCACCGAGGGGCCGTACGTCGGCAACGGCGGTGCCATCCGGACCGGGACCCCGCACGAGATCGCTACCGAGGTCTCCTTGAACACCGCCTTCGGGGTCGAGCGGGTCGTCCGGTACGCCTTCGCGCTGGCGGACCGACGCCCGCGTCGGCACCTGACCCTCGTGCACAAGAGCAACGTCCTGGTACACGCCGGAGCCCTCTGGCAGCGCACCGTCGCGGCCGTCGGCGCCGAGTACCCGGACGTCACGGTCGACTACCAGCACGTGGACGCGGTCACCATCCACATGGTCCGCGACCCCGCCCGGTTCGACGTCATCGTCACCGACAACCTGTTCGGCGACATCATCACCGACCTTGCCGGCGCGATCAGCGGCGGCATCGGTCTGGCGGCCTCGGGGAACATCAACCCGGACGGCACCTTCCCCAGCATGTTCGAGCCGGTCCACGGTTCCGCGCCGGACATCGCAGGTCAGCAGCTGGCCGACCCCACCGCCGCGATCCGCTCCGTCGCCCTGTTGCTCGACCACCTCGGTCGCGGTGACCTGGCGGCCGCGGTCACGGCTGCGGTGGAGTCCGACCTCGCCGACCGGGGCACCACGCCGCGTCGCACGGCCGAGATCGGCGACGCGATCGCCGCCGCGGCCACGGTACGCACCACCACCGCCTGA
- the serA gene encoding phosphoglycerate dehydrogenase — protein sequence MSKPVVLIAEELSPATVDALGPDFEIRNVDGTDRPALLAALSDAHAVLVRSATKIDAEAIASAPDLKVVARAGVGLDNVDIKAATTAGVMVVNAPTSNIISAAELTVGHILSLARHIPAAHASLAAGAWKRSSYTGVELYEKTVGIIGLGRIGALITQRLQAFGVTVIAYDPYVTTARAQQLGVELVSLDDLLRRADFTTIHMPRTPETLGMISDAQFALMKPTAFVVNVARGGLIDEDALHRALTANTIAGAGLDVFVAEPPKDSPLLALPNVVVTPHLGASTDEAQEKAGVSVAKSVRLALGGELVPDAVNVAGGVIDPYVRPGIPLVEKLGQVFTALATSPVTSIDVEVHGELAEYDVSVLKLAALKGVFTDVVSDQVSYVNAPLIAEQRGVTVRLITETDSPEYRNVLTIRGAQSDGPAISVSGTLTGPKQVEKLVEINGHDVEVPLDRHHVVMEYTDRPGIVAVYGKEFGQAGINIAAMQISREAAGGQALSVLTVDSPVPAEILEHVRSAIDASSLREIDITL from the coding sequence GTGTCGAAGCCGGTCGTCCTGATCGCCGAAGAACTCTCGCCCGCAACGGTCGACGCCCTCGGGCCCGACTTCGAGATCCGGAACGTGGACGGCACCGACCGTCCGGCGCTCCTGGCGGCGCTGTCCGACGCGCACGCCGTCCTCGTGCGGTCCGCCACCAAGATCGACGCCGAGGCGATCGCCTCGGCACCGGACCTCAAGGTCGTCGCCCGCGCCGGCGTCGGCCTCGACAACGTCGACATCAAGGCCGCGACGACCGCCGGCGTGATGGTGGTGAACGCCCCGACCTCGAACATCATCTCGGCGGCGGAGCTCACGGTCGGGCACATCCTGTCGCTCGCGCGGCACATCCCGGCCGCCCACGCCTCGCTGGCCGCCGGTGCGTGGAAGCGCTCGTCGTACACCGGTGTGGAGCTCTACGAGAAGACCGTCGGCATCATCGGCCTCGGCCGCATCGGCGCGCTCATCACCCAGCGGCTGCAGGCCTTCGGCGTGACGGTCATCGCGTACGACCCGTACGTCACCACGGCACGTGCGCAGCAGCTCGGGGTCGAGCTCGTCTCCCTCGACGACCTGCTGCGCCGGGCGGACTTCACCACGATCCACATGCCGAGGACGCCGGAGACCCTCGGCATGATCTCGGACGCCCAGTTCGCCCTGATGAAGCCGACCGCGTTCGTCGTGAACGTGGCCCGCGGCGGCCTGATCGACGAGGACGCCCTGCACCGTGCACTCACGGCGAACACCATCGCCGGCGCCGGCCTCGACGTCTTCGTCGCCGAGCCCCCGAAGGACTCGCCGCTCCTGGCGCTCCCGAACGTCGTCGTGACGCCGCACCTCGGTGCCTCCACCGACGAAGCGCAGGAGAAAGCAGGCGTCTCGGTCGCCAAGTCGGTCCGTCTCGCCCTCGGCGGCGAGCTCGTGCCCGACGCGGTGAACGTCGCCGGCGGGGTCATCGACCCGTACGTGCGCCCCGGCATCCCGCTCGTCGAGAAGCTCGGCCAGGTCTTCACCGCCCTGGCGACCTCGCCGGTCACGAGCATCGACGTCGAGGTGCACGGCGAGCTCGCCGAGTACGACGTCAGCGTGCTGAAGCTCGCGGCGCTCAAGGGCGTCTTCACCGACGTCGTGAGCGACCAGGTCTCGTACGTCAACGCCCCGCTCATCGCCGAGCAGCGCGGGGTCACCGTCCGCCTCATCACCGAGACCGACAGCCCCGAGTACCGCAACGTGCTGACGATCCGCGGTGCCCAGTCCGACGGCCCGGCGATCAGCGTGTCCGGCACGCTCACCGGCCCGAAGCAGGTCGAGAAGCTCGTCGAGATCAACGGGCACGACGTCGAGGTGCCGCTCGACCGGCACCACGTCGTGATGGAGTACACCGACCGACCGGGCATCGTCGCGGTCTACGGCAAGGAGTTCGGCCAGGCCGGCATCAACATCGCCGCCATGCAGATCTCCCGCGAAGCCGCCGGTGGCCAGGCACTGAGCGTCCTGACGGTCGACTCGCCCGTGCCGGCCGAGATCCTCGAGCACGTCCGCTCGGCGATCGACGCGTCCTCGCTCCGCGAGATCGACATCACGCTCTAG
- the ilvC gene encoding ketol-acid reductoisomerase, protein MTDIVYDADADLTLIQGKKVAVIGYGSQGHAHALNLRDSGVEVKIGLQEGSKSRQKAEEAGFEVHTPGDATAWADVVVILAPDQVQRIVYAEDIRPNLKPGATLVFGHGFNIRFGYIEAPEGVDVSLVAPKGPGHTVRREYEAGRGVPVIVAVEVDASGSAWDLAWSYSKAIGGLRSGGIKTTFTEETETDLFGEQAVLCGGTSQLIQYGFETLVEAGYQPQIAYFEVLHELKLIVDLIWEGGLTKQRWSISDTAEFGDYVSGPRVISPDVKENMKAVLADIQNGAFAKRFIDDQDAGAPEFKALRAKGEGHPIEATGRELRALFAWKQNDGDYVDGSAAR, encoded by the coding sequence GTGACTGACATCGTGTACGACGCCGACGCCGATCTGACGCTCATCCAGGGCAAGAAGGTCGCCGTCATCGGCTACGGCTCGCAGGGCCACGCCCACGCCCTCAACCTCCGTGACTCGGGTGTCGAGGTCAAGATCGGCCTGCAGGAGGGCTCGAAGAGCCGGCAGAAGGCCGAAGAGGCGGGCTTCGAGGTCCACACCCCGGGCGACGCCACAGCCTGGGCCGACGTCGTCGTCATCCTCGCGCCGGACCAGGTCCAGCGCATCGTCTACGCAGAGGACATCCGCCCGAACCTCAAGCCGGGCGCGACGCTCGTCTTCGGTCACGGCTTCAACATCCGCTTCGGCTACATCGAGGCGCCCGAGGGCGTCGACGTGTCGCTCGTCGCTCCGAAGGGCCCGGGCCACACCGTGCGCCGCGAGTACGAGGCCGGCCGTGGCGTCCCCGTGATCGTCGCCGTCGAGGTCGACGCGTCCGGTTCCGCGTGGGACCTCGCGTGGTCGTACTCCAAGGCCATCGGTGGCCTCCGCTCCGGCGGCATCAAGACGACCTTCACCGAGGAGACCGAGACCGACCTGTTCGGCGAGCAGGCCGTCCTCTGCGGTGGTACGTCGCAGCTCATCCAGTACGGCTTCGAGACCCTGGTCGAGGCGGGCTACCAGCCGCAGATCGCCTACTTCGAGGTCCTGCACGAGCTCAAGCTCATCGTCGACCTCATCTGGGAGGGCGGTCTCACCAAGCAGCGCTGGTCGATCTCCGACACCGCCGAGTTCGGTGACTACGTCTCCGGCCCCCGCGTGATCTCGCCGGACGTCAAGGAGAACATGAAGGCGGTGCTCGCGGACATCCAGAACGGTGCCTTCGCGAAGCGTTTCATCGACGACCAGGACGCCGGCGCTCCGGAGTTCAAGGCGCTCCGCGCCAAGGGCGAAGGCCACCCGATCGAGGCCACCGGCCGTGAGCTCCGCGCGCTCTTCGCGTGGAAGCAGAACGACGGCGACTACGTGGACGGCTCGGCCGCGCGGTAG
- a CDS encoding mannitol-1-phosphate 5-dehydrogenase — protein MAVTKRAVHIGAGKIGRGFVGQFLVASGYDLTFVDVDERVVSALNEAGRFVVHEVGEMPVEHLVYGFRALSSKTDRERVVQAIAEADVVTTAVGARTLPLVAPLIAEGLAARPLERGDVTIVACENAFNATDSLHASIRRAPILEDRDIAAVFANCAIDRIVPDQSGVLGQSGGLDVVLEPFYEWVIERTPFLGSDAEPPTIEGVTWVDDLQPFVERKLYTVNTAHATAAYHGYVRGIRLIREALEDDAVRAEVDGVLAETTALLIAKHGFDPEDHARYVAANLSRIANPHLPDSTARVGRNPLRKLGRRERFVGPASQLAERGLPVEHLLGAVRAALAFDDENDPESIELHALLRSGATAHALTEILTGLMESHPLFPAVRDVVAEVLATQPADV, from the coding sequence ATGGCGGTGACGAAGCGAGCGGTCCACATCGGCGCCGGCAAGATCGGGCGCGGGTTCGTGGGCCAGTTCCTCGTGGCGAGCGGCTACGACCTCACCTTCGTCGACGTCGACGAACGCGTGGTCTCGGCGCTCAACGAAGCCGGCCGGTTCGTGGTGCACGAGGTCGGCGAGATGCCGGTCGAGCACCTCGTCTACGGTTTCCGTGCGCTCAGCAGCAAGACCGACCGCGAGCGTGTGGTGCAGGCCATCGCCGAGGCCGACGTCGTGACGACCGCCGTGGGAGCCCGCACGCTCCCGCTCGTCGCGCCGCTCATCGCCGAGGGGCTCGCGGCACGCCCGCTCGAGCGCGGCGACGTCACGATCGTCGCCTGCGAGAACGCGTTCAACGCGACCGACTCCCTGCACGCCAGCATCCGCCGAGCCCCGATCCTCGAAGACCGGGACATCGCCGCGGTCTTCGCGAACTGCGCGATCGACCGCATCGTCCCGGACCAGTCCGGTGTGCTCGGTCAGTCCGGCGGCCTCGACGTCGTGCTCGAGCCGTTCTACGAGTGGGTCATCGAGCGCACCCCGTTCCTCGGCTCCGACGCCGAACCGCCGACGATCGAGGGCGTCACCTGGGTCGACGACCTGCAGCCGTTCGTCGAGCGCAAGCTCTACACGGTCAACACGGCGCACGCCACCGCCGCCTACCACGGCTACGTGCGGGGCATCCGGCTCATCCGCGAAGCACTCGAGGACGACGCCGTCCGCGCCGAGGTCGACGGGGTGCTCGCCGAGACCACCGCACTGCTGATCGCGAAGCACGGCTTCGACCCCGAGGACCACGCGCGCTACGTCGCCGCGAACCTCTCCCGCATCGCGAACCCGCACCTGCCGGACTCCACGGCGCGCGTCGGCCGCAACCCGCTCCGCAAGCTCGGCCGTCGTGAACGCTTCGTCGGCCCGGCGTCGCAGCTCGCCGAGCGCGGTCTGCCCGTCGAACACCTGCTCGGTGCCGTCCGCGCGGCGCTCGCGTTCGACGACGAGAACGACCCGGAGTCGATCGAGTTGCACGCCCTCCTGCGCTCCGGGGCGACCGCACACGCGCTCACCGAGATCCTCACGGGCCTGATGGAGAGCCACCCGCTCTTCCCGGCCGTCCGCGACGTCGTCGCCGAGGTCCTCGCGACGCAGCCGGCCGACGTCTGA
- a CDS encoding acetolactate synthase large subunit: MPTEATPLSAAAGARRSPEILTGSGAVLRTLEHLGITDVFGLPGGAIIPFYDELMASTTIRHILVRHEQGAGHAAEGYASSSGKVGVAIATSGPGATNLVTAIADAYMDSVPFIAITGQVFSTLMGTDAFQEADIVGITMPITKHSFLVTDPADVPATLAAAHLIATTGRPGPVLVDITKDAQQKSAPYVWPPKIDLPGYRPVTKAHGKQITAAAQLLSESERPVLYVGGGVVRSRATAELLRFAEATGAPVVTTLMARGAFPDSHPQHLGMPGMHGTVPAVLGLQESDLIVALGARFDDRVTGKADEFAPDAKVVHVDIDPAEISKIRFADVPIVGDAREVLVDLLDAWGGIAVEDRASTDEWWAKLHQLKADFPLGYAEPTDGLLAPQGIIKRIGELSGPEAVYASGVGQHQMWSAQFIKYERPNAWLNSGGAGTMGYSVPAAMGAKVAQPDRVVWAIDGDGCFQMTNQELATCVINDIPIKVAIINNSSLGMVRQWQTLFYDGRHSFTDLETGHDSRRVPDFVKLADAYGALGIRVEKADEVDAAIELALATNDRPVVIDFVVSRDSMVWPMVPQGVSNSSIEYAQALAPTWDDEDADMTGETA; the protein is encoded by the coding sequence ATGCCCACGGAAGCAACTCCGTTGTCCGCGGCCGCCGGTGCACGCCGGTCGCCGGAGATCCTGACCGGCTCGGGAGCCGTCCTCCGGACGCTCGAGCACCTCGGGATCACCGACGTCTTCGGCCTGCCGGGCGGCGCGATCATCCCGTTCTACGACGAGCTGATGGCGTCGACCACGATCCGCCACATCCTCGTCCGTCACGAGCAGGGCGCCGGCCACGCCGCCGAGGGCTACGCTTCGTCGTCCGGCAAGGTCGGGGTCGCCATCGCGACGTCCGGCCCCGGCGCGACGAACCTCGTCACGGCCATCGCCGACGCCTACATGGACTCGGTGCCGTTCATCGCGATCACCGGTCAGGTGTTCTCGACGCTGATGGGCACCGACGCGTTCCAGGAAGCCGACATCGTCGGCATCACGATGCCCATCACGAAGCACTCGTTCCTGGTGACCGACCCGGCCGACGTGCCGGCGACCCTCGCCGCGGCGCACCTCATCGCGACGACCGGTCGGCCCGGCCCCGTGCTGGTGGACATCACCAAGGACGCCCAGCAGAAGTCGGCGCCGTACGTGTGGCCGCCCAAGATCGACCTGCCCGGCTACCGCCCGGTGACCAAGGCGCACGGCAAGCAGATCACCGCGGCCGCGCAGCTGCTGTCCGAGTCGGAGCGTCCGGTGCTCTACGTCGGCGGCGGGGTCGTCCGTTCCCGCGCGACCGCCGAGCTGCTCCGCTTCGCCGAGGCCACCGGGGCGCCGGTCGTCACGACCCTGATGGCGCGCGGCGCGTTCCCGGACTCGCACCCGCAGCACCTCGGCATGCCCGGCATGCACGGCACCGTGCCCGCGGTGCTCGGCCTGCAGGAGAGCGACCTCATCGTCGCCCTCGGGGCCCGCTTCGACGACCGCGTGACCGGCAAGGCCGACGAGTTCGCGCCGGACGCCAAGGTCGTGCACGTCGACATCGACCCGGCCGAGATCTCGAAGATCCGGTTCGCCGACGTCCCGATCGTCGGTGACGCCCGCGAGGTCCTGGTCGACCTGCTCGACGCCTGGGGCGGCATCGCCGTCGAGGACCGCGCATCGACCGACGAGTGGTGGGCCAAGCTCCACCAGCTCAAGGCCGACTTCCCGCTCGGGTACGCCGAGCCGACCGACGGGCTCCTGGCACCGCAGGGCATCATCAAGCGCATCGGTGAGCTCTCCGGTCCCGAGGCCGTGTACGCCTCGGGTGTCGGTCAGCACCAGATGTGGTCGGCGCAGTTCATCAAGTACGAGCGGCCGAACGCCTGGCTCAACTCCGGTGGCGCCGGCACGATGGGTTACTCGGTCCCCGCGGCGATGGGCGCGAAGGTGGCCCAGCCGGACCGCGTGGTCTGGGCGATCGACGGCGACGGCTGCTTCCAGATGACGAACCAGGAGCTCGCGACCTGCGTCATCAACGACATCCCGATCAAGGTCGCGATCATCAACAACTCCTCGCTCGGCATGGTCCGGCAGTGGCAGACGCTGTTCTACGACGGCCGGCACTCCTTCACCGACCTCGAGACGGGGCACGACTCGCGTCGCGTGCCGGACTTCGTGAAGCTGGCCGACGCGTACGGTGCCCTCGGCATCCGCGTCGAGAAGGCCGACGAGGTCGACGCCGCGATCGAGCTCGCCCTGGCGACCAACGACCGCCCGGTGGTGATCGACTTCGTCGTGAGTCGTGACTCGATGGTCTGGCCGATGGTCCCGCAGGGCGTCAGCAACTCCTCCATCGAGTACGCCCAGGCACTCGCCCCCACCTGGGACGACGAGGACGCCGACATGACGGGAGAAACCGCATGA